A stretch of the Streptomyces sp. NBC_01428 genome encodes the following:
- a CDS encoding SDR family oxidoreductase, protein MTTLPELSGKVALITGASRGIGYGVAEALVARGDRVCITGRNEDALKEAVEALGADRVIGVAGKAHDEAHQAVAVERTMEAFGRVDYLVNNAGTNPVFGPIAELDLNVARKVFETNVVSALGFAQQTWKAWQSENGGAIVNIASVAGLAPSPFIGAYGISKAAMINLTVQLAHEFAPKVRVNAIAPAVVKTKFAAALYEGREAEAAAAYPLNRLGVPTDIGGAAAFLTSQQSDWVTGQTLVVDGGLFLNAGVA, encoded by the coding sequence ATGACCACTCTTCCCGAACTGTCGGGCAAGGTCGCGCTCATCACGGGCGCGAGCCGCGGTATCGGCTACGGCGTCGCGGAGGCCCTGGTCGCCCGCGGTGACCGGGTCTGCATCACCGGCCGCAACGAGGACGCCCTCAAGGAGGCCGTCGAGGCACTCGGCGCCGACCGTGTCATCGGCGTCGCCGGCAAGGCGCACGACGAGGCCCACCAGGCCGTCGCCGTCGAACGCACCATGGAGGCCTTCGGCCGCGTCGACTACCTGGTCAACAACGCCGGTACGAACCCGGTGTTCGGCCCGATCGCCGAGCTCGACCTCAACGTGGCGCGCAAGGTCTTCGAGACCAACGTCGTCTCCGCGCTCGGCTTCGCCCAGCAGACCTGGAAGGCGTGGCAGAGCGAGAACGGCGGCGCCATCGTCAACATCGCCTCCGTCGCAGGCCTCGCGCCCTCGCCCTTCATCGGCGCGTACGGCATCAGCAAGGCCGCGATGATCAACCTCACCGTGCAGCTGGCGCACGAGTTCGCGCCGAAGGTACGCGTCAACGCGATCGCGCCCGCCGTCGTGAAGACGAAGTTTGCGGCCGCACTGTACGAGGGCCGTGAGGCGGAGGCCGCCGCGGCCTACCCGCTCAACCGGCTCGGCGTGCCCACCGACATCGGCGGGGCAGCCGCGTTCCTCACCTCGCAGCAGTCGGACTGGGTCACCGGTCAGACGCTCGTGGTCGACGGCGGTCTCTTCCTGAACGCCGGCGTCGCCTGA
- a CDS encoding cysteine hydrolase, translating into MPSSEHLSELLDPAGTVLLTIECQQGVVGQDSALPELAKEARSSGVLARVARLVDAAHESGVQVVHAVAERRPDGRGANRNARLFRAAERLPVQQLTGTTAVRVAPPIEVAEEDFVVRRLHGLSPIAGTDVDPLLRNLGCRTLVVTGVSANIAVPNAVFDAVNRGYTVVVPSDAIAGVPAEYTPAMIRNTLALVATITTTDDVLACLKGPRR; encoded by the coding sequence ATGCCGTCGTCCGAGCACCTCAGTGAACTCCTCGACCCCGCCGGCACGGTCCTGCTCACCATCGAGTGCCAACAGGGTGTCGTGGGCCAGGACAGCGCGCTACCCGAACTCGCCAAGGAGGCACGCTCCTCCGGAGTGCTGGCCCGGGTGGCCCGCCTGGTCGACGCGGCGCACGAGAGCGGTGTGCAGGTCGTGCACGCCGTCGCCGAACGACGCCCGGACGGCCGCGGCGCGAACCGCAACGCCCGGCTGTTCCGCGCGGCCGAACGCCTGCCCGTGCAGCAGCTGACCGGCACCACGGCGGTGCGGGTCGCGCCGCCCATCGAGGTCGCCGAGGAGGACTTCGTCGTGCGCCGCCTGCACGGACTGTCGCCGATCGCAGGCACCGACGTCGATCCACTGCTGCGCAATCTCGGCTGCCGCACCCTCGTCGTGACGGGCGTCTCGGCCAACATCGCTGTCCCCAACGCCGTGTTCGACGCCGTGAACCGCGGCTACACCGTCGTCGTGCCGTCGGACGCCATCGCGGGGGTACCCGCCGAGTACACCCCCGCGATGATCCGGAACACCCTCGCACTGGTCGCCACCATCACGACGACCGACGACGTGCTCGCGTGCCTCAAGGGGCCACGGCGATGA
- a CDS encoding pyridoxamine 5'-phosphate oxidase family protein — MPETSTQPRTTQSAAYTPTDRTVPTRSRERAAYDHEMVHAILDEGYVCHLGFVRDGAPVVLPTLYARAGERLYVHGSTGSRPLRMTGQADPGLAVCLTVTHVDGLVLARSAFHHSINYRSVVVHGIAHQVTDPEEKRLALDALVDHVVAGRSADSRPANAKELAATAVISLDLNEVSAKLRTGGPNDDEEDLGLPYWTGVVPVTRGHGTPVPADDLAPGIELPDYLAG, encoded by the coding sequence ATGCCGGAGACGAGCACCCAGCCGAGGACGACGCAGTCCGCTGCCTACACCCCGACCGACCGCACCGTCCCGACCCGCTCCAGGGAGCGTGCCGCGTACGACCACGAGATGGTGCACGCGATACTCGACGAGGGATACGTCTGCCACCTCGGCTTCGTCCGCGACGGCGCCCCGGTCGTGCTGCCGACGCTGTACGCGCGGGCCGGTGAGCGGCTCTATGTCCACGGTTCCACCGGGTCCCGCCCCCTGCGGATGACCGGCCAGGCCGATCCCGGTCTGGCCGTGTGCCTCACCGTGACGCACGTGGACGGACTCGTCCTCGCCCGCTCGGCCTTCCACCACTCGATCAACTACCGCTCCGTGGTGGTGCACGGCATCGCCCACCAGGTGACGGACCCCGAGGAGAAGCGCCTGGCCCTGGACGCGCTGGTCGACCACGTCGTCGCCGGACGTTCGGCCGACTCCCGGCCCGCCAATGCCAAGGAACTCGCGGCCACCGCCGTGATCAGCCTCGACCTGAACGAGGTCTCCGCCAAGCTGCGCACCGGCGGTCCGAACGACGACGAAGAGGACCTCGGTCTTCCGTACTGGACCGGTGTGGTCCCCGTGACCAGGGGACACGGCACCCCGGTCCCGGCGGACGACCTGGCCCCGGGCATCGAGCTTCCGGACTACCTGGCCGGCTGA
- a CDS encoding pyridoxamine 5'-phosphate oxidase family protein, whose protein sequence is MAVTQRRGRKIMMTPGELDEFLTTQRTCRVASVSKDGVPHVSALWFTWDGTSLWLYSVVRSKRWVQLRNDPRVAVVIDSGEEYGELRGVELSGTVEFVGEFPRTGELCAELDVPETLFARKNFGLEEMPHDGRHAWMRLTPDAIASWDFRKLPPM, encoded by the coding sequence ATGGCCGTCACTCAGCGCCGAGGCCGGAAGATCATGATGACTCCCGGTGAACTGGACGAGTTCCTCACGACCCAGCGCACCTGCCGCGTCGCGTCCGTGTCGAAGGACGGCGTCCCGCACGTCAGCGCGCTCTGGTTCACCTGGGACGGCACCTCGCTGTGGCTCTACTCGGTGGTGCGCAGCAAGCGCTGGGTGCAGCTGCGCAACGATCCGCGCGTCGCCGTCGTGATCGACTCGGGTGAGGAGTACGGGGAGTTGCGCGGTGTCGAGCTGTCCGGCACCGTCGAGTTCGTGGGCGAGTTCCCTCGGACCGGAGAGCTGTGCGCCGAACTCGACGTCCCCGAGACCCTGTTCGCGCGGAAGAACTTCGGGCTGGAGGAGATGCCGCACGACGGCCGGCACGCCTGGATGCGGCTGACCCCGGACGCCATCGCCTCCTGGGACTTCCGCAAGCTGCCCCCGATGTAG
- the fabG gene encoding 3-oxoacyl-ACP reductase FabG produces MSTTEQRVAVVTGAARGIGAATAVRLAAEGRAVAVIDLDEAACKDTVEKITAAGGKALAVGCDVSDEAQVEAAVARIAEELGAPTILVNNAGVLRDNLLFKMSATDWDTVMNVHLRGAFLMAKAVQKYMVEAKFGRIVNLSSSSALGNRGQANYSTAKAGLQGFTKTLAIELGKFGVTANAVAPGFIVTDMTAATAARVGMDFDDFQAAAATQIPVQRVGNPDDIANSIAFFTGEAAGFVSGQVLYVAGGPLN; encoded by the coding sequence ATGTCCACCACTGAGCAGCGCGTCGCCGTAGTCACCGGTGCCGCGCGCGGCATCGGCGCCGCGACCGCCGTACGTCTGGCCGCCGAGGGCCGCGCCGTCGCGGTGATCGACCTCGACGAGGCCGCGTGCAAGGACACCGTGGAGAAGATCACCGCCGCCGGCGGCAAGGCCCTCGCGGTCGGCTGCGACGTCTCCGACGAGGCCCAGGTCGAGGCCGCCGTCGCCCGCATCGCCGAGGAGCTCGGCGCGCCGACCATCCTGGTCAACAACGCGGGCGTCCTGCGCGACAACCTGCTGTTCAAGATGAGCGCGACCGACTGGGACACCGTCATGAACGTGCACCTGCGCGGTGCCTTCCTGATGGCGAAGGCCGTGCAGAAGTACATGGTGGAGGCCAAGTTCGGCCGGATCGTGAACCTGTCGTCCTCGTCGGCGTTGGGCAACCGCGGCCAGGCCAACTACTCCACGGCCAAGGCCGGTCTGCAGGGCTTCACCAAGACCCTCGCCATCGAGCTCGGCAAGTTCGGCGTCACCGCGAACGCCGTCGCGCCCGGCTTCATCGTCACCGACATGACCGCCGCCACCGCCGCCCGCGTCGGCATGGACTTCGACGACTTCCAGGCCGCGGCCGCCACCCAGATCCCCGTGCAGCGCGTCGGCAACCCCGACGACATCGCCAACAGCATCGCGTTCTTCACCGGCGAAGCCGCCGGATTCGTCTCCGGCCAGGTGCTGTACGTGGCCGGCGGACCGCTCAACTGA
- a CDS encoding aminotransferase class I/II-fold pyridoxal phosphate-dependent enzyme: MLGEYRIEGRRAADIAASVERAVGSGELEPGQLLPPMRELAERLGVNPNTVAAAYRTLRERGVIETAGRRGSRVRSKPVTTGREYLRVEVPEGVRDLAHGNPDRTLLPGLAEAFAVAGRESDLHPVQYGEDPVEPELGRVARADLDADGVPEGPVVVTSGSLDAIERVLAAHLKPGDAVAVEDPGWGSVFDLAPVLGLRTVGVGVDDEGPLPDDVRRALAGGARALIVTDRAQNPTGAAVTAARARALRSVLAEYPETLLVEDDHGHRIVDVPLHPLAGVTRHWAFVRSAAKAYGPDLRLAVLTGDAVTVDRVHGRQRLGPGWVSRLLQKAVVHLWTSGAVDVVAVSDAYGRRRDALISALEARGVAAHGRSGMNVWIPVPDETGAVARLLHAGWAVAPGARFRMSAPPGIRITVSPLGLDDMEPLADAVAAAVGPGPARRYV, encoded by the coding sequence GTGCTAGGAGAGTATCGGATCGAAGGGCGCCGCGCAGCCGACATCGCTGCCAGTGTCGAGCGCGCGGTGGGGTCGGGGGAGCTGGAGCCGGGACAACTGCTCCCGCCGATGAGGGAGTTGGCGGAGCGGCTCGGGGTCAATCCGAACACGGTCGCGGCCGCCTATCGCACGCTGCGGGAACGCGGGGTGATCGAGACCGCGGGCCGGCGGGGCAGCCGGGTGCGGTCGAAGCCGGTCACCACGGGACGGGAGTACCTCCGGGTGGAGGTCCCCGAGGGCGTCCGGGACCTCGCCCACGGCAACCCCGACCGGACGCTGCTGCCCGGCCTCGCCGAAGCCTTCGCCGTGGCGGGCCGGGAGTCCGACCTGCACCCCGTGCAGTACGGGGAGGACCCCGTGGAGCCGGAGTTGGGGCGCGTCGCCCGCGCCGACCTCGACGCGGACGGAGTGCCCGAGGGGCCCGTGGTCGTGACCTCCGGATCGCTCGACGCCATCGAGCGGGTCCTGGCCGCGCACCTCAAGCCCGGCGACGCGGTGGCGGTCGAGGACCCCGGCTGGGGCAGTGTGTTCGACCTCGCTCCGGTCCTCGGCCTGCGGACGGTCGGGGTCGGTGTCGACGACGAGGGCCCGCTGCCCGACGACGTACGGCGCGCGCTGGCCGGCGGGGCACGGGCCCTGATCGTCACCGACCGGGCGCAGAACCCCACCGGCGCCGCGGTGACCGCCGCACGCGCGCGTGCCCTGCGCTCCGTGCTCGCCGAGTACCCCGAGACCCTGCTCGTCGAGGACGACCACGGTCACCGGATCGTCGACGTGCCCCTGCATCCACTCGCCGGGGTCACCCGCCACTGGGCGTTCGTGCGCTCCGCCGCGAAGGCCTACGGACCCGACCTGCGGCTCGCCGTGCTCACCGGGGACGCCGTCACGGTCGACCGCGTGCACGGCCGGCAGCGGCTCGGCCCCGGCTGGGTGAGCCGGCTGCTGCAGAAGGCCGTGGTCCATCTGTGGACCTCCGGCGCGGTCGACGTGGTCGCCGTGTCCGACGCCTACGGAAGGCGCCGCGACGCCCTGATCTCCGCCCTGGAAGCGCGTGGCGTCGCGGCGCACGGGCGGAGCGGCATGAACGTCTGGATCCCCGTCCCGGACGAGACCGGGGCCGTCGCCCGTCTGCTGCACGCCGGCTGGGCGGTCGCCCCCGGCGCCCGGTTCCGGATGAGCGCGCCGCCCGGCATCCGGATCACCGTCTCGCCCCTCGGGCTCGACGACATGGAACCGCTCGCGGACGCCGTGGCCGCGGCCGTGGGTCCCGGTCCCGCCCGCCGCTACGTCTGA
- a CDS encoding DMT family transporter produces the protein MTTVATPRTASPTGTPARPRTALDWRIRFGVLSLIWGFSFLLIKVGTDGYAPFQVTFGRLLFGTAVLVAAMAVKRERLPRGARTWGHLAVAALLLNALPFSLFAYSELTIPSTLAGICNATSPLWGMALSLVALSEDRPTRRRVAGLGIGFLGVLTVLGVWQGFHGLDATGTAMALLASLSYPVGWIYVRRTLAGTGASHLSMTGVQLLLATVQLAFVTPLFTTLPSRFPVVPLLAIVALGALGTGLAIFLQYGIVAEVGPTTAQMVTYFIPVIATAAGVAILGESLAWSTPVGAVIVLAGAALTQAKPRR, from the coding sequence ATGACCACCGTCGCCACACCCCGCACCGCATCGCCGACCGGCACCCCGGCCCGCCCCCGTACCGCCCTGGACTGGCGGATCCGGTTCGGTGTCCTGTCCCTGATCTGGGGGTTCAGCTTCCTGCTCATCAAGGTCGGCACGGACGGCTACGCGCCCTTCCAGGTCACCTTCGGCCGGCTGCTGTTCGGGACGGCGGTGCTGGTGGCCGCGATGGCGGTGAAGCGGGAGCGGCTGCCGCGCGGGGCGCGCACCTGGGGTCATCTCGCGGTCGCCGCCCTGCTGCTGAACGCGCTGCCGTTCTCCCTGTTCGCCTACTCCGAGCTGACCATCCCGTCCACGCTCGCCGGCATCTGCAACGCGACGTCACCGCTGTGGGGCATGGCGCTCTCCCTGGTCGCCCTCTCCGAGGACCGGCCCACCCGGCGCAGGGTCGCCGGCCTCGGTATCGGTTTCCTCGGTGTCCTGACCGTCCTCGGCGTCTGGCAGGGCTTCCACGGTCTCGACGCCACCGGCACCGCGATGGCCCTGCTCGCCTCGCTCAGCTACCCGGTCGGCTGGATCTACGTCCGCCGCACCCTGGCCGGCACCGGCGCCTCGCACCTGTCCATGACCGGCGTCCAGTTGCTCCTGGCGACCGTACAACTCGCCTTCGTCACGCCGCTGTTCACCACGCTGCCGAGCCGATTCCCGGTGGTTCCCCTGCTCGCGATCGTCGCTCTGGGCGCGCTCGGCACCGGCCTCGCGATCTTCCTGCAGTACGGCATCGTCGCCGAGGTCGGCCCGACGACGGCACAGATGGTCACGTACTTCATCCCGGTCATCGCCACCGCCGCCGGTGTCGCGATCCTCGGCGAGTCGCTGGCCTGGTCGACCCCGGTCGGCGCGGTGATCGTCCTGGCGGGCGCGGCCCTGACCCAGGCGAAGCCGCGCCGCTGA
- a CDS encoding DMT family transporter, giving the protein MSNANTSSGLPIGRGLLYLIVAGAAWGTAGAAASLVYRAGDMGPVALSFWRCAGGLALLLAVRVRPGRRPVRPALREPLGGRALRIGLTGIGLAVFQTAYFAAVEATGLAVATVVTLGAGPVLIALGARLTLGERLGRGGSTAVVGALAGLGVLVLGGEGATVRPWGVLLALLSAAGYSAMTLLTRWWGRDGRADGSATTVGAFAVTTVCLLPLALAEGMTPHTAHPVQTLALLAYIAAVPTALAYARFFAGAAVVRSATVSVIMLLEPVSAAVLAVCLLGERLTLPTVVGTLLMLGSVGGLAVAEARAAGADRRSTAEREAALV; this is encoded by the coding sequence GTGTCGAACGCGAACACTTCTTCCGGCCTGCCCATCGGGCGAGGCCTGCTCTATCTGATCGTCGCCGGTGCCGCCTGGGGCACCGCGGGCGCGGCCGCGTCACTGGTCTACCGGGCCGGTGACATGGGGCCGGTCGCCCTCTCCTTCTGGCGCTGCGCGGGCGGGCTCGCCCTGCTGCTCGCCGTGCGGGTGCGTCCGGGGCGGCGCCCGGTCCGTCCCGCCCTCCGGGAGCCGCTCGGCGGCAGGGCACTGCGGATCGGTCTCACGGGGATCGGCCTCGCGGTCTTCCAGACCGCCTACTTCGCCGCTGTCGAGGCGACCGGGCTCGCGGTGGCGACCGTCGTCACGCTGGGCGCGGGGCCGGTGCTCATCGCGCTCGGCGCGCGGCTCACCCTGGGGGAGCGGCTCGGGCGCGGCGGGAGCACGGCCGTCGTCGGAGCGCTCGCCGGGCTCGGAGTGCTGGTCCTGGGTGGTGAGGGCGCGACCGTACGGCCCTGGGGCGTCCTGCTCGCCCTGCTCTCGGCGGCCGGATACTCGGCGATGACCCTGCTCACCCGCTGGTGGGGTCGCGACGGCCGGGCCGACGGGTCCGCCACGACGGTGGGGGCGTTCGCCGTCACCACCGTGTGCCTGCTGCCCCTCGCGCTCGCCGAGGGGATGACGCCGCACACCGCGCACCCGGTCCAGACGCTGGCCCTGCTCGCGTACATCGCCGCGGTTCCCACGGCGCTGGCCTACGCCCGCTTCTTCGCGGGTGCCGCCGTCGTCCGCTCGGCGACGGTGTCCGTGATCATGCTGCTGGAACCGGTCAGCGCGGCGGTACTCGCCGTCTGCCTGCTCGGCGAGCGGCTGACCCTGCCGACCGTCGTCGGCACCCTCCTCATGCTCGGCTCCGTCGGGGGACTCGCGGTGGCCGAGGCGCGCGCCGCGGGGGCCGACCGCCGTTCGACGGCGGAGCGGGAGGCGGCGCTCGTGTGA
- a CDS encoding Rieske (2Fe-2S) protein, with product MTSESLHPVPGPARRTVVAAVGAAGLAVALTACGADDKASDSVGSGDGGSGGKSSGGGAGGGTELAKTTDIPEGGGKVFADQGVVVTQPAAGTFKAFSSKCTHQGCAVKGIANGVITCPCHGSQFSATDGSVKKGPATSALAAATITVEGDSIKLA from the coding sequence ATGACCAGCGAATCGCTTCACCCCGTGCCGGGTCCGGCACGGCGCACCGTCGTGGCGGCGGTCGGCGCGGCGGGACTCGCCGTGGCGCTGACCGCGTGCGGTGCGGACGACAAGGCGTCCGACAGTGTGGGCTCCGGCGACGGCGGGAGCGGCGGCAAGAGTTCGGGCGGCGGGGCAGGCGGCGGCACGGAGCTGGCGAAGACCACGGACATTCCGGAGGGCGGCGGCAAGGTCTTCGCCGACCAGGGAGTCGTCGTGACCCAGCCCGCGGCCGGTACCTTCAAGGCCTTCTCGTCGAAGTGCACCCACCAGGGCTGCGCGGTCAAGGGGATCGCCAACGGCGTGATCACCTGCCCCTGCCACGGCAGCCAGTTCTCGGCCACCGACGGCAGTGTGAAGAAGGGGCCCGCGACCAGCGCCCTGGCCGCCGCGACCATCACCGTCGAGGGCGACTCGATCAAACTCGCGTGA
- a CDS encoding HipA family kinase, with the protein MLKEVNATRYITPLREGGSLPGLVEADDLGTYVMKFTGAGQGRKTLVAEVVCGELARRLGLRVPGLVTIGLDPVLGLGEPDQEVQELLKSSGGPNLGMDFLSRALGFDPLAFEVGPEEAGRIVWFDALVNNVDRSWRNPNLLMWHGELWLIDHGATMIWHHHWPGAETSAAKPYDIADHALAPFRPDIAAAAAELAPLITEDLLAEVTAQIPDAWLADEPGFESADALRRAYARPLLARAGVIHRRIKGADGIHGTEGDM; encoded by the coding sequence ATGCTCAAGGAAGTCAACGCCACCCGGTACATCACGCCGTTGCGTGAGGGCGGATCGCTGCCGGGACTCGTCGAGGCCGACGACCTCGGGACGTACGTCATGAAGTTCACCGGCGCCGGCCAGGGGCGCAAGACACTCGTCGCGGAGGTCGTCTGCGGTGAGCTGGCGCGCCGGCTCGGACTGCGGGTGCCCGGCCTCGTGACCATCGGCCTCGACCCGGTCCTCGGCCTCGGCGAACCCGACCAGGAGGTCCAGGAACTGTTGAAGTCGAGCGGCGGACCGAACCTCGGGATGGACTTCCTCTCCCGCGCCCTCGGCTTCGACCCGCTGGCCTTCGAGGTCGGACCCGAGGAGGCCGGCCGGATCGTCTGGTTCGACGCCCTGGTCAACAACGTCGACCGGTCCTGGCGCAACCCCAACCTGCTGATGTGGCACGGCGAACTGTGGCTCATCGACCACGGCGCCACGATGATCTGGCACCACCACTGGCCCGGAGCCGAGACCTCCGCGGCCAAGCCGTACGACATCGCCGACCACGCTCTCGCGCCCTTCCGCCCGGACATCGCCGCCGCGGCCGCCGAGCTGGCCCCGCTGATCACCGAGGACCTGCTCGCCGAGGTCACCGCCCAGATCCCCGACGCCTGGCTGGCGGACGAACCGGGATTCGAGTCGGCCGACGCGCTGCGCCGCGCCTACGCGCGACCGCTGCTGGCCCGGGCGGGCGTCATCCACCGGCGGATCAAGGGCGCCGACGGCATCCACGGCACCGAGGGGGACATGTGA
- a CDS encoding LysR family transcriptional regulator translates to MLNLERLRTLDALARHGSVSAAAEGLHVTTSAVSQQMSKLEREVGQQLLAKNGRGVRLTDAGRLLAEHAARILSQVELARSDLEAHRGQVVGELRLSAFPTAARGLFPAALAALRTEHPGLRVRSSELEPEAGVAGVVRGDLDLAVVLDWYNKPMPLPDGLVKASILDDPADVAMPAGHRLAGRDEVDLGEFADDEWITWNEGEFCHEWLMFTLRSKGVEPHVGHRAAETHTQLGLVAAGLGVCVAPLLGRHPMPEGVVTVPVRQRVRRHVYVVWRADADRRPSIRAAVDALRRAGEAVK, encoded by the coding sequence ATGTTGAATCTGGAGCGCCTGCGCACTCTCGACGCCCTCGCGCGGCACGGCTCGGTGAGCGCGGCGGCCGAGGGGCTGCACGTGACGACGTCGGCCGTCTCGCAGCAGATGTCCAAGCTGGAGCGCGAGGTGGGCCAGCAACTGCTCGCCAAGAACGGCCGGGGTGTGCGGCTCACCGACGCCGGGCGGCTGCTCGCCGAGCACGCGGCGCGCATCCTGTCCCAGGTCGAGCTGGCGCGGTCGGACCTGGAGGCGCACCGCGGGCAGGTGGTGGGCGAGCTGAGGCTGTCGGCGTTCCCGACCGCGGCGCGCGGGCTGTTCCCGGCCGCGCTCGCCGCGCTGCGCACCGAGCACCCCGGACTGCGGGTGCGCTCCAGTGAGTTGGAGCCGGAGGCCGGGGTCGCGGGAGTGGTCCGCGGCGACCTCGACCTCGCGGTGGTGCTCGACTGGTACAACAAGCCGATGCCGCTGCCCGACGGCCTGGTGAAGGCGTCGATCCTCGACGACCCCGCCGATGTGGCGATGCCCGCCGGGCACCGGCTCGCGGGCAGGGACGAGGTGGACCTCGGGGAGTTCGCGGACGACGAGTGGATCACCTGGAACGAGGGCGAGTTCTGCCACGAGTGGCTGATGTTCACCCTGCGCTCCAAGGGTGTCGAACCGCACGTCGGACATCGTGCCGCGGAGACGCACACCCAGCTCGGGCTGGTCGCCGCCGGCCTCGGCGTGTGCGTGGCCCCCCTCCTCGGACGCCATCCGATGCCCGAGGGTGTCGTCACGGTCCCCGTCCGCCAGCGGGTGCGTCGGCACGTCTACGTGGTGTGGCGGGCCGACGCCGACCGGAGGCCGTCGATCAGGGCGGCGGTGGACGCCCTGCGCAGAGCGGGAGAGGCGGTCAAGTGA
- a CDS encoding DUF3037 domain-containing protein, with amino-acid sequence MSERDVFEYALLRVVPRVERGECFNAGVLVYCRARTFVAARTHLDEGKLLALDPGADVAGVRAALRAVEGVCAGGKAAGQAAGDDAGRRFRWLIAPRSTVVQPGPVHTGLTADPEAETERLLQLLVR; translated from the coding sequence GTGAGCGAACGGGACGTCTTCGAGTACGCGCTGCTGCGGGTGGTGCCGCGCGTCGAACGCGGCGAGTGCTTCAACGCGGGTGTGCTGGTGTACTGCCGCGCCCGGACCTTCGTCGCCGCCCGGACCCATCTGGACGAGGGCAAACTGCTCGCGCTCGACCCGGGCGCGGACGTCGCGGGTGTGCGGGCCGCGCTGCGCGCCGTCGAAGGGGTCTGCGCCGGAGGGAAAGCCGCCGGTCAGGCGGCGGGGGACGATGCCGGGCGGCGTTTTCGCTGGCTGATCGCACCCCGCTCCACGGTCGTCCAGCCGGGCCCCGTGCACACCGGCCTGACCGCCGATCCGGAGGCCGAGACCGAGCGGTTGCTCCAGCTGCTGGTCAGGTAA